Genomic segment of Sebastes fasciatus isolate fSebFas1 chromosome 3, fSebFas1.pri, whole genome shotgun sequence:
TTACTAGTCTAATGTGGGACAGCGCCGGTAAACAGTTTGAAGTTTATCTCTGTGATCACTGAAATCAAACCCGttcttaataataaatacacagTGGCGCTGTGGGAGTGCATAAGAGAAAACACGTCTTCGGTCTCTTAATCACTGTGAGGGAAGTAGGAAATGATAGCATTTGGCTTAACGAGGTTGGGAGTTTTGGCAACGGTTATTACGCTTCATTTGGTTACAAATATGTTAAGGACTAAGAGAGGCTTCAAATACTATTATGTAAATATTGCTCAGGGGACTtgcagatgagagagagaggagtgaaagagagagataagGGAAGGATTAGAGTGAAGTGCAGATacacaagtgacatcacttgttCATACTTTACAGCACTACATTTGAATAATAATTCAGAGCACAGACTTGGTGTGCTGACACAAAGTGTGAGTCACACTTGAAGTGCCAAAGGTTCTGGCAGATTCTATTTTGGCTGCTGAGAAGTCAGGTTTGCATCAATGGATTGAAATAGAAACATCAGTTTGTTTCAGGATGTTTTAGATGTGCTGTGATTTTCAACATATTGTCAACTTGCCTTGAATATAAGTGACCTCTGGTGCTGTTGTACAAACTCACAGAAAGTAGAGAGTTGACGGATAGTTTTTCTCTTGCCCCTCTGCTGTGATCCCAGCTGTTattctcgttctctctctctcacctcattcattttttttctctcttcatttTCATCCCACAGTGCCGTTCGACAGTCCACATGAGCGTCTCCAAACCCCCGCCGCCCCCCTCCACTTCCCACCTGGCCCTCCCCCCTTCCTCCAACTCCACCTCCAGCCCTTCCTCATCCGCCACCTCCCCGGCGGCAACGCCCCACTTCGTCGGTCCGCCCCCTCCCTCGCCGGTCAAGATCTCTATGCAGGAGCACTTTGCCATCAACGTGTGCCCGGGCCCCATCCTCCCCATCCCACAGATCTCAGACTTCTTCCCACGTTTCCACGACTACCCCTGCACGCCACCGCCCCCGAGGGAGAAGAAGATCCTAAAAGAGGAGACCTTCAACGGGGAGACGGGCGTAGGGTTCAAGGATGGGGAGAGTAAGGGGGACAACGATGGAGACAGGGAGGAGACGGCCGACTCCGATGATGAAGACAGTGAGTCCTGAGGAGTTTAGCGGTGGAAAAGCTGTGTTCAATATTGTGTGTTTATTCATGTGAAAGTTACAGCAGAAAAAACTAACACTTCCAACTTTAACTCAAAGTGAGTTTCTGTATTTTCCTTGGAAGCACAGCATATGCTTTCAGAGTAATTGCGGAGTCAAGCATTTTTCCAAGAGTGTTTGTCACTCCCACTTTATGTGACACGGCAGCGCCGATGATTTATTAGACAATGTAGCAATAGTGGGACTCGGCCATGCAATGCTTCTGCTCATTCCCAAACCGTAATCAAACAAGACAGATCAATTCATATTAGGCAGCATCATGTTTTTAAGAGGCCATCTGCTACAAATATGACTCAGAGCTATTCAgcgtgtgcctgtgtgtgagtgtgactgAGCTTTTCTCTGCCTTTGCTGGCAGTAATTGCcgtggtttgtgtttttttttttttcagcctaCCTGGGAACGTTGGAGTTCACCCTGCTCTTTGATCAGGAGAACAACTGTCTTCATTGTACTATTCACAAGGCAAAGGTACACACAATTTCAATATCTTCCTCATATAAACAGATTTCTGTCTGTCAGTGCGGTTGCATAATACTCCTTGAAGTCCCAATGAAAACAGTTCTCCCGTAATGCTTCTACGTTTGCACAAGACGTCAGACGTTCTCTCAACCTTTTTACAGTATTTGCTCGTCATATCGAGGCTAAATCATCTCATGGGCACTGAGAAATTTTGGATGATGCTGCTGTGGCAGACGAATTTGGTTTGGCCATCGCACAAGGACACAAGCCTTGTATTACATATTGTGTACTGTCACATGGTGTTAATTATGTAAATCTCACTGAATGGTTCCCTTGAGGACAACACAGAGGAGTCAAGGATGGTAGAGAATAGTGGCATGGAAAGAAACACCCAGAAGCGCTATTGAGATCTAACTACTGTAGAAGAGGTCTGTCATATCCTCTGTCTTTTTCCGACCCTGTCAGTTGTGTGAAGTGTTTGAGGGCATGATGACGCTACCTTTGACACTACATTATGTCTGCTTGTGTTCACAGGGACTGAAAGCCATGGATTCCAATGGACTGGCTGATCCATACGTCAAGCTTCATCTTCTCCCCGGGGCTAGCAAGGTCACTGCTCCATCCTTACCTCAGTGGCAATTAACGTAACATGCTACCACACAGGGCTGTCCCAGACACTGACACTCCCTCAGGAAAGTCCCACATCGCACAGGAACTGCTGACAACAAGATAATTTATTGGAAAGACAGAATATGGGAAACATTTCATGCATTATTCATctgtattatttactttttgaaaATAATAGCCTCCCTTGTTGATTCAGACAACATGAAAAGGTCAAAATGCTCTTGCAAAGAACGTAACATGGCAGCGGGCTAATTTAATGTGTCGTTTCAGGCCGTTGAGCGGGGAGCATTTCGGTTGGTTACCGCTTAATGTGGCTCGTCCAATGCTCTGCTTTATCGAGCACAAACACGTTCTGGTCTGCTGCACCGCTCTTGTCTTGTTTTCAGCTCAAGCAGCGGGGAAGATAAGGCTTGCCACAACAGCTAACCCCAGCTACGGTAGAATGCAACCTGTTGTCGGCCATTTTGGCTCAAGGTTGACACGAAATGAGGTTATGATAAGTGCGGGGCGGATGGCGAGCCAAGATAGGGTGAATGAGGCAAGTGTCTGAGGTCTAAGGTGCTAACAATAACAATGTCTAGGGGATTTTTGTCCTCCAGCCTTCCTCTGGCTGTTTTCTCTCCCATTGTTATCGCTCCCCTTTCCCCACTTTCCACCcctatctctgtctctatctcacTATCTGGCTGTGACCCTCTTTGACCTTGAAATACCAACAGTGTGCGGAGAGAAGGGAGACAACAGAGTGagaaaagggggagagagagggagggagaggagaaagggagggagggagagacagatgaGGGTAGGACAGCAGCAGGTGGTTGTCATGGAAACAGGGAGGATTGTTACACGGCTCACGTCAACAGGCGAGTGTTGATGGGGGGGAAAGGGGTGgtagaggtggtggtggtgggggggcgcAGAGAAAACGTCAATGAGTAGGTAAGTACCAATGAACAGCCATTTGTTAAATACCCACCAGGAGGGGGGGGCCACGTCACTTGAAAAGTAGGAGTGTGCACGTGGAGAAGTgacggacacacacaaacacacctactCCTTGTCCACATTCAGACTCAGCATGCAAACGTTGCAGTGAGTAATCCAGAACACAAAAGGTTTCGGTTTCTACGCGAGAACTGAGTTGTCAAAACACAGAGGCCCCGCTCATTTTCCTTCCTTCTCGGTCTCACATCCTCCAGCACATGCTCTTTAACCAGTATGCAGTCCAGCATGCTGTCTTTGTGGTGTCCAACAGACACTGCAACACATACGGCGCATGACCTTGCGTATATGTATGCAGACACTTGCTAAGGCTTTAGTCACAGTCACACAGAGACTCTGCCTTCAtccatccctccttctcctcattctcacacacaaacatgtgtgGACACAGTAGTAGCCGGAGCCTCTGTGTTGGTCATGGTGTTTTCATTTTCCCATTCCTAACCGAGGTGCATGGAAGATTTCTTCACAGCCAAGCTCTTCATCCACAGCTCTGGGAAGTAGGGACCGAGAGTGTGAAATAAGTAAAAAGATCCGtgcagacagatggagagaaagaagggaGAGTGTGATGGACAGATGGAGGGCTAGAGATAAAACATTTAGAAACAGATGCAAAAGCACCAGTGTAGAGGGAAAATGGAGGCAGCGAGTGACAGAGGGCAGGGAGAGAGAACTGGTGTCTTAAGTGTTTGTGGATGAAGCATGTGGTAAGATATGTGTTCAGAAGACCAACCCAATTCAGTCAATCAGGAGTGATGATTATTTTGTGAAATAGGCTAGTTGTTTTGTTGAGTTGCGCTGGCACACATACAGCTGTGCAACACCGCTGCGAGTCGTGACTCTGCCTGTGAACGTCTCCTCCTGCACATTAATGAATCAAACAAATGACATGAATCGAAAAACACTTGTTCCCTTCATGGAGCGAGCTCTGGGGGGCTGACTCCTGTAGATAAGCCAAAAGTTTCCAACAGAAAAttggagaataaaaaaaagggacagtgatgggaggAAAGGGAGTTAGAGGGGAACAATGGGATGATGGGACAAAAAAACAGTCCAAGAGAGAGAAGATGGAAGAGAGGGCTCAGCATCTGGCCCTGAGGCGTTAGCAAGAGGCAGACTTTGGcataaaggaaaagagagagagatgagttgTTTATCTGTAAAGCTTCAGACATCAGAAAGAGTATTTGGAGAGACTAGTACATACTTTCTTTACCAGCTGGACATTCAGAGAGTACATATGCATAAACACCATTCGTCATTTACTTGAATAGAAATAGCAACACCATaatgtaaagtaaaaatactctggCCCTGTCTTCCAAATTTGTCTTTAAAGGAACTGTGTGCAACATTTCGTGagatctattgacagaaatggaatataatattcataactatgttttcattggtgtataatcacctgaaactaagaattgttgtgtttttgttaccttaagctggggacacaccaacccgacattaAAGAACTAGCGTCGACGAAGACCGCTTGTTTagtcgcctcacgtcacctttgATTTTGCCCACAAGTTGCAcccaaacacaccgcaaagactacagccaatgGCCAGTTAGCACCGATGtcctgcgcctgcgtgagatgaaataactctccacaccagcaggtcgcaGAAGTCTGTATGCGTCATTCAAGAAAGGAAACAGGAAAACCGAGGACTGCAgatatacaaactgttgttttgatacgtacatgaaacaaagcggcgtctgccgaccattttcacaccactcaccacttagcttcattccagatggccatgtcgctgtgaaaatatccttgtgttggaatgatcagatgagatgaagctgaaaaatgagaagagccttctgtgtttttcctctcgactttactcgttggcttgctttcctcacttctgtttctcttcttgtgcactgattcatttaagctaaaccgccaatcagagtgatttctcttaCTAGAATAAACTAGGCCAACGGACGCTCATTGACGGCCCCAAAATGtccggcttggtgtgtcagggccattagaatgagcccttcatatctacatagggaacgggacctcttcacggagtccgccatgtttctacagtagcccagaatggacaaaccaaacactggctctggagAGAGTTTTAcgttatgttacctgaaggccgctGTGGTTCTACGatacacttgtgaaactgctgcaacgtgagccgctgaatgcaaaaccgtggtaccgccagccgccgttggacttccgttgctcctaaagtagtgttaccacggttttgcacttgatGGCTCACGTTATTGCAGTCTTAGAAAGAGAGGAGTGTGAGGAGGGGTGCTCACTTGGTTACAatatgcaaccacaccactagatgccaccaaatcctacacactgtatctTTAATAAAAGTGTTAATAGTAAAATATGATCAACCAATATAAGTATTCATATGCAAGGAGAAATGGCTCAGTCTCAGTGTTATATTATAATACTGGATACTTGTAACTGATGCATTACAATGTATGCAGCATTTCAGTATAACTGGTTGAGATATTTCCAACCACTTAAAAGACAAGGCTGTCGATGCtccatatttttcttattgtcaacaaatcccatgagaagaccaaaatcaacaatgtgttagtcctTCTCTCAATACTTTCAGACTTCTCCATGCCAAGCTGTGGCTCTTAGCCCCGAGCAAAAttgttcctactgaagatgcAAATCTTTAAAAGTGGGTCGCAAATACAAactttgaaatgaatgaattcCTAAAAGCTGGGCGCTGTGGTTCTGATCAAGCGTTACTCAAGCAGGAGTAAATAATGCATtcgttggggactattttctgtGGCAGATTAATACATATTTGGTAGtctagtgagtatttatggCACCAGGGCTGTctatgtgggattgactcaaaataaactacagtgcctatggctcattgatgtgttttctaAAGGGGCACGCCACAGATTTTACACGCAAAGGTCAGTCTAGTCGTCAcgagcctgtgaaaacagttgtataatgtccTCTATGGCTCTAAAGGGAGCTCtctgaagatgaaaaataaccCTAATGAAGACCCTGATGAGTGGAAGACTGCCTTTAACACGTCAAGCAGCCACTGGGAATATCTGGTGATGCCTTTTGGTCTGATCAATGCTCCTACAGTTTACCAATCTGTCGTAATTGGCATGCTCTGGGACATATTGGAcaagttttagtttgtttttagtttttccaAGGCCAATCAGCATCTTGTTCAAAATGTGTCCTCCAAAGACTGCAGGAGAACTAGCCAGTTTGTGGTGGAGGTTGACGGTTATGACGCAGGAGTGgcgctgttctctctctccagtgaCCAGAGGCTTCACTCCTGGGTGTTCTTGTTGCACTAACTACGTACGTGGAAATACGACATTAGCAGTGTTGACCTGCTAGCTGTCAAGCTAGCTCTGGAAGAGTGGAGACACTGGTTGGAGGGGGAGAAGCTGCTGTTTGTTGTCTAGACTGACGACTGGCACCTGGAATACATACACACTGCAAAAACGTCTGAACTCACGTCAGGCCATGtggctctcttttttttttaaccgatTAAACTTCATCCTACTGCCCAGGCTCTAAGAAAGTCAGTTGCCCTGTCTGGCTAGTTGAAGCCCAAGGGCACTTCTGCTGAGCCAGCACCTACTGCATCATCGGAGCAGAAATCGAACACAAAGCAAAGCAGTCACATGCTGAACATTCATCATTCTGGTTCATTCATCGCCTTTAGTCCCAGCTCAGCTTCGCTCACAGGTCCTCCAGTGGGGGCACTCCTCTTGCCTGACCCGTCATCCTGGGGTTGGATGCACACTGGTTCAGTCAATGTCACTGGTGATCCTCAATGGAATACGACTGCCTGGTCAGCATTCAGCGGGAGAACTCCCGCTAAGCTCCTGCAGGGCTCCACCACCCCGCTGCCTGTTCCTCATCAGCTCAGTGGTGCATCTCCTCCCACAACCCCGCCTCCTGGTCCAAACAACTACTTTTGTTCATCGCTGACACTGCAACCGAATGAGGACCAGAAGAGTGCCAACTAGCCCCTCACTACTTCCCCGAACTGAGTGTCTATGAGCCTATGTTGGAGTCCAGGAAATTGTCTCCTCGCTTCATGGGCCCCTTCCCCATCTCCAAAGGGATCAACCTGGCTGCAGTCCGTCCTCGACTGCCTCGGCCCGTACAGATCCACCCCACTTTCCATGTCCTCCGGGTCAAGCCTGTGAGGGAGAGCTCACTGTCATTTCAGATCCTGCCACCCCCACCTGCCCTGCAGTGACCCCTGTATTCCCCGCCATTCCCCATCACCTGACTTCCCCTGCCCACCTGATCCCACTTCCCCATCATTACACTGGCCTATATACCGACCCACTTCCAGTTATTCCTGGCCAGATCGTCTATTGTGCTCTTGCCTTAGCGTTCTCGCCATTCCTGAGTTTTGCCTGTTACGACACCCTGCCTGCCTAGACTCCTGCTCGCTAGCCTGATCCCCTATTGGATAAGTTTGCCTCATCTCCCCTGTCTGCCTGGTTTTGACATTTGCCTGTTGTCCACCCTTTCGTGtcacaaaaaccaagatggcaacggccaaaatgctaaacgtgaggcttcaaaacaataGTCAACacaccaatgggtgacgtcatgttgactacgtccacttgttaTATGCATTCTATGGTTCAAACCGTTTTTTACTGAGCCTTTACAgaaagtgcaatactaaatcactGTGGGCCTCTTTAATGGTGTTTGGACaataatggagctctatggcacagaggatgAAGCTACTttatcaggctttggctacaaAGGTTGCACTTGTTAGTATGATAagtttattgttggttttggtctttttatggtATTTCTTttacaatgagaaaaaaatagaatattatTTAGAGCACTATATTTTATATCCTCACTGTAGGTGTTTAAAATCTAAATCTGCAGCATCTATAACTgtggaataaaaaaattaaGCAAAAGAGAAATTGCATACAATTGAAACACTCACTAAATCAGAAGCACTTCAAAATACTACTTACAGTACTTAGGTAaatactttccaccactgagagTCACCCCTGCAGCTAAGAAAAGCCAATTAGTTTTGCCTTTGGCTCTATAAGGTCTTATTAACTCACATTTTATGACAAGAATGTGTCTAGAACTTCATCATTTGAGCCAGAGGTTTGGTTTAGGAAGAGTTGTGTGGAATTTATGTATCTAGGGAGTcagtaaatgcatttatttgggaTGCGCACCCAATTTTTCAGAACggtttaaaaacattaaaatacatacaaaagaaaatccgAAATAAATGATGAACACAACCTGAAGGCATCCTGGGAAATGAGGCAGCAAGTGGCTGCAAACTTTATTTATGGATGGTGAAGCTATTAAGGGGCTTATGGGCATTTCCTCTCTTGGAAAGCCTtaatttttcatgctgaatgtgTTGTGCAGCTTACAGTAATTGGCTGCTGTGTTCAGTCTGAGACACAGTGCTTGTTTTGGAGGTCTGGCTGTCTTTAGCATGTTGGGGAGGAGACAGATGGACAGGTGAGGCGAGGGAAGCCTTGCGTCCTCTCACTCTCCTCTACAAAGTAGGCAGCAGATGTCTGCGATTTCCTAAGGGGCAGAGATAAATGATATTTccccactctttctctctctcctttcttgaTCTTTTAGTGTCACTCGTTTTGCTTCCTTTTCATGATCTTTTATTCTCTTTCTCTCGTTCTGATCCGACGCGTTTGCTCCTTCACCCCTTAAAAcattcctcttttcttctttttgatCCTTCCCTTTCCATaaatttttcttttcatatttctttgtgtcctctgtctcctcaggCAAACAAGCTACGCACAAAAACCCTGAAGAATACGCTGAACCCAGTGTGGAACGAAACGCTGGTGTATCACGGCATCACAGCAGCTGACATGACTACCAAAACGCTCAGGTAGGCGCTCCTCTCTTATTTTCACTCTGGCCAGCAATTAGCACTATTCCCCAGACAGCCAAATGACCAGTTTATTATGCGGATGATGAAGATCCATGCTTCCAATCCTCCAGTGGGCTGCCAGCAGCAGCCTGTGCTTCCCAGTGGGCTCTTCCAGGTAATTCATTATTTCAGCCAGGCGACGCCAGCCAACTGTTCCACTTGCCGTTGCTGCGGTAACTGCTCAGGTGTTGGCTGCGCGGCGAGTCTCCGCCCCCCCCCCTTCCCACAGCGCGCTCCATATGGAGTGATTGAGGTCAAGCGTAGCCATCTTGGCCCAAAAAGTCTGACGCACTCGTGTCATCCCGCATGTGTAAGTTGATTCAGAGACGGGACTttcgtgtgtgttttgtttgtgaatgtgtgcgCGGCGTACAATCAGTGTCAGTTTGCTCAGCAGATTCATAATAGGGTTGGATGGTATTGTTTATCCTGAGGAAACACGAGcatggatgcacacacacacacacacacacacacacaaatcccgTGTGTACCGCACACACAAATGTAGTCAGTCAGGTGTGTGCTTATCCTCGTGTGTGTATGTCAAGGGCAATCACTGGCAGGAAAGAACACACATGGCCCCTCCTCTGAACgtagtgaaaacacacacatacacaaacaacaCACGTCCTTGAgctttcacaaacacacacattcggAAATAACATTtactccccaaacacacacacacacacacacacacacacacacacacacacacgcacacacacaaacagcaacatGAGGAGACACCCCTCAAACTAGAGGAAACCCACCTGACCTCTGCTGAAGGacacagcacacaaacacaatccaGCATGGGGGCTGCTGGGAAGCCAAAACGAAGAAGAGTAGTGTGACCAGTGTCAagcaagagatggagagaggtgACTGCCAAGATCAACAAAGAGGGCAGGGGAAAAGCTTGAATGATGTCAGGTGACAGATAAGGCGGTGTGGAAAAGGAAACTAGGAAGATGACAGAATAGAGGGATGGAGAGACTTCCTGGGTCaattgaaagagagagagagagagcggatgGATGATGAATGAGGAAATTCATTTAGCTGAGAAAAGAACGGCGTGTGACGGGGAGGAGTTTACTCAAAGGGGAGCCAAAAAGCGAAAGAATGAGGACAGTGAGAAAAATGTGAGACAGCAAACGAGCCGGAGTGAATGAAacgctgtctgacagcgaggaaCGGGGGGGAAGCAagcgacagacagagagatataGAGAGATGAAGAAAATCTGCTGAAACTCTCTGTGGATGTGTTCAGGTGCCAGCACGATACCTCAGCCAGAAGACAGTCTTTGTTCTCATTAATCCACAAAAAAAGCAGCGAACAGTCAGACAAcggagaaacagagagggatCCCCGGAGAGATGTTTACTCACGGGGTTGTGCCCGCTCTGCTGGTCCCAGCAGGGTGCAGAGGAGGGGATGATGTACTCTTTGATCCCCGTGCTCTGTGAACTGCTGAGCGGGAGGACTCTGTCCAGACTCAGCCTCTCTGCAGACCTGCCTGAAGGCCTGGACAGTGCAAAGTTTATAGTTAAACTGGGCCATACTGCAGTCACAGCAATTCAATTTCAGATGACTGTGTTTTAAAGTGAGAACAAGGATTATTTCGAAGCAGCGTTTTCATTCAggtattgtaatttttttttgagcagcttttttgtcaGAAATACAACAGAAGAGCAACAGGTGTATCTATTTACAGTGCAGCCAAACAAACTATTtcctatgtaaagatatagaggagtaatgtctacctgagcagagaatgaagtcactctccttctgtgtgtgatGTAATCTGAGGTTGTCAATTGCTTtattgacatagccgggccggccgcatgTGCTTTTAGTGTGGTATAAGTAGTTTCCCACACGATCGCAGGATACTGTAAAGTTGGTTACACTGAAAGATTGCAATCAGTGCTAACCTCATCTTTCAGCAATCAACCACTTTCAATGTGAAGCAGCGGCAGTAGGAAATCTTTGGTTTGCATTAGGCTTGCcacggtagtcggtgttactggGGTTACACAGTGttcgggcatacaccgattacattacttgcccatcatcattttgcttttttatagaaataaacccatttaattcattttcacGTATCAGCGTTGTGtaatcaatacatagtcggacaacGGAGGCTACAAACTGCAAGGGagagtgtctgctccgtacggagtctcaacacagagtagcaggagtctgatttcacacacacaagggacgagagagagttgacagacaagacgtcggcggaggatttggtgtcaaagcgaaaagcaaaagcgcctttTGGcagtatttcagatttaaacccaatgctataagggacccataacgttaatgaggcaatcgccgtgaggagaacggagcggtcacagccggtgtgcgcggcAGAGCagcgccgggtggaaacctaCAGCCCCTCAGTGAAAGCTCTACGAGAGAGGCCAGATATACAGCCACCCGACGTTGAAGATCAAAGTTAGCAAGCTACACATATTGagcatcatcttttcttgtaaaatgtccggtgtaatcggtaacagcggtgttgtcacaagtttattaaccggttggaaaatgtcctcaccgtgacatccctagtttgcATTAGTAGTAAGAAAGAGTGAACAGAAAACAGTGAGGCTGTTATCAATTAGATAACGTTGCGCTGGATTATACGCATGTATCGTTTTCCGCGAATCCCTCGTGCTTAGGTAGACaatttaaatccagcgtgggaATGGCGGACTCTGCCACTGCCAATAAATACTACTATATAGAGCTAATTACTGAATGTAAATATATTCACTGGTTGTTGCAGAAAACTGCCAAGTCATAAATAATATCAAAAAGTGTTGtttgatttcatgaaaatcttTTACAATTATGTCTTTAAGCAGTATCTTTCTGTTTGGTACTTCAGCCCACATCAGTGACGGTGATAAAAGCTGGAGGACAGCCAAAAACTTTTGAGCCACGACAAGTTTCTTTGTTTTCATCCTGCTGCACTGCTCTTTGTACTGGAGGATAAATGCTGTAAAAAAAGTTTCATGCGGCGTGTAAAATGGAGGGAGAAGACTGGTTTCgtgcatttaattatttatttcaccattcattcactcatttgCAGTTACAGTGATTATATAAAGCCATTATGCTGCAGCAAAAATAGCACTCAAATAGAAAGGGACGGCTAGATAGAAGCTGGGAATGAAATGGCTTGGAGACAAAAAAATCTCTCAAAGTTGTAACAGCATTCTTCTTTATATTCTGAATTCAACTATTCCTCAGTGTGCAGACTTTATCTCTGAGGGCCACTGGAGGTCCAGTCTGTTATTAAGAATGTATCAGCTGAGTAAACTAATAACTAATGTCCTCAATCCAGGCTTCACGGTTGGCCTCATACCGGCTAATCCTTCAATTGGTGCGGCACAGCTGCCTGAGGTGCTCAAGTCTTGAGTGAAAAATCAACCGAACTGGAAGTTA
This window contains:
- the doc2g gene encoding double C2-like domains, gamma, whose product is MSVSKPPPPPSTSHLALPPSSNSTSSPSSSATSPAATPHFVGPPPPSPVKISMQEHFAINVCPGPILPIPQISDFFPRFHDYPCTPPPPREKKILKEETFNGETGVGFKDGESKGDNDGDREETADSDDEDTYLGTLEFTLLFDQENNCLHCTIHKAKGLKAMDSNGLADPYVKLHLLPGASKANKLRTKTLKNTLNPVWNETLVYHGITAADMTTKTLRLCVCDMDRLGRNEFIGEVRVPLKKLIEGENKRYNMGLERILQNKEANNQMVEQGAVVGEEERGRILVSLCYNTEKGCLLVGIIRCAHLAAMDSNGYSDPFVKIMLQPDMGKKSKNKTTVKKKTLNPEFNEEFSYEVAPDQLAKKTLEISVWDYDLGMSNDFIGGVELGINASGQRLRHWFDCLKNKGKKVEYWHTLTQQGAPSGDKPD